GAGCCATTTCACATTCCCAAACATGACATGTGCTCCTGAACTGACCAGCGCAGACAGAAAGATCATGAACATCGATGTCGCAATCGCCACATGGGGAGGGAATAAGAAAATCAAGATCATCGCAGGCACCATCAGGGATCCGCCCCCGATGCCGAAGAGGCCTGAAGTGAATCCTACCGCAAATGCGATCAGCGCACCCAAAAGGGGTGGATAACCATACCTGAACGTCTCTCCTGCCGGGTCGGTGAATTCCCTTTGGAAGGAGGCATCCTTGAATTTCTCGATTGGTTTTAATTTATTGCGGACCATCAGGACAATGGCGATCAGAATCATAAAAATCCCGAAATAGAGGTTGAAGCTTTCCATATTCAATCCTTTGTTCACCCATGCCCCAAGTATGGACCCGGGTCCGCTTCCTGCAAAGAAGATCAATCCACTTTTATAATCAACGGTCTTATGCTTTAAATAGGCAAGTGTCGACGACAGCCCTGTAAAGATCATTATGACAAGGGAGGTACCCACAGCTGTCTGCGGATTCATCCCATCGATCAAGGTGGTGTATGTCCCGAAGTAAATCAATGCAGGGACGATGATCACACCGCCCCCCAGACCGACCAGGGACCCGATCGCCCCTGCCAGTAACCCAATGGATACTAGTACAATCCATTCCATGCTCCGTTCATCTCCTGTCAGTTAAAATAAATCCAGTTGTTTCGGTGCGAGTCCTTCATAATCGATCCCCAGTAAGTCAATGAGTTCTTTGGCATTATCGGCCGCGTCGCCGCCGGAATTATTATTAAATAAGATATAGATATCCTTGGACTGTTCATGAAGCTTATGGATATGAGGGATCCATTCTTCAAGCTCTGCAGTGTTGTAGCGATACAAATAGCGGACCTCCCGCCAGTCTTCCCCGTTCGGCTTGTTCCATCCATACAGATTCCTGCCATGGAAACGGATCAAGGTCGCATGCTTGTCTGTCGCCTCGAGAACCCGGGGCACCGATCCTTCCCCTGCCTGCGGTTCATCACAAATACTGTGGATCCATCCTTCCTCTTTCATAAAAGCCAGCGTTTTATCCCTGAACTGAGGCTTGTACCAGCTTTGATGCCGAAACTCGAGCGCAAGCGGATATCCCTTCAGCTGCTCCCGGCAATACCGGATATAATCGACATTTTCCTTCTTACACTCATACCACGGCGGGAATTGAAGGAGCACCATCGCCAGTTTTCCGGCTTCCGTATAGGGAGCGAGGGATTCCCTGAACGCGTTGAACATCCCTTCCCTCGTTTCAAACGGAATGTCTCCCCGCTGATGCCCCGTCATCCCTTGGTATGCCTTCACGATGAATTTGAAATCCTCCGGCGTTTCCCTTACCCATTTTTCAGCATTCCGAATAGGCTGGACCGCATAGAATGTCGTGTCCACCTCCACGATTGGAAAATGAGCGCCGTATTCTTTTAATTTATCCCTGGGCGATACATGCTCATAAAGAGAATCATGGTCTCCCCAACCTGTCACACCTATGTATATCATCCGCATTCACCTTCTTTATTATGAACATGTCCATTTTATCATACGGGAATTGGAAATTCTTTCGCTGGGATTGAGCGCTGGTGCATTTAAATAGAAAAAACTCCCTCGATACAAATCGAGGGAGTTGATCATATGAATTAACCGATTGAACCTTCCATCTCAAATTTGATCAGACGGTTCATTTCAACTGCGTATTCCATTGGAAGTTCTTTCGTGAATGGCTCGATGAAGCCCATTACGATCATTTCAGTTGCTTCTTCCTCAGAGATACCACGGCTCATCAGATAGAATAATTGTTCTTCAGATACTTTAGAAACCTTCGCTTCGTGCTCTAACGAGATGTTATCGTTAAGGATTTCGTTGTAAGGAATCGTATCGGAAGTGGACTGATTATCCATGATCAGCGTGTCACACTCGATGTTTGAGCGTGCACCTTCCGCTTTGCGGCCGAAGTGTACAATTCCACGATACGTTACTTTACCACCATGTTTGGAGATGGATTTAGATACGATCGTAGATGATGTATTCGGTGCAAGGTGAATCATTTTCGCTCCGGCATCCTGGTGCTGACCTTTTCCTGCAAGTGCAATCGATAACGTCATACCGCGGGCGCCTTCACCTTTCAGGATGACTGCCGGATATTTCATCGTCAATTTCGAACCGATGTTTCCGTCAACCCATTCCATCGTCGCGTTCGCTTCACATACCGCACGCTTCGTCACCAGATTGAACACGTTGTTCGCCCAGTTCTGAATCGTCGTGTAACGGCAGTACGCGTCCTTCTTGATGATGATTTCCACGACTGCAGAGTGAAGTGAATTCGTTGTGTATACAGGTGCCGTACAACCTTCAACATAGTGTACGCTCGCGCCTTCGTCAACGATGATCAACGTACGCTCGAACTGACCCATGTTTTCTGAGTTGATACGGAAGTAAGCTTGCAGCGGTGTGTCCACTTTTATGCCTTTAGGCACATAGATGAATGATCCACCTGACCACACAGCTGAGTTAAGGGCAGCAAATTTGTTATCCGTTGGAGGAATAACCTTTGCCCAGTGCTCGCGGAACAGTTCTTCATTTTCTTTCAGAGCAGAATCTGTATCTTTGAATACGATACCCATCTCTTCAAGATCTTCTTGCATGTTGTGGTAAACAACCTCTGACTCATACTGAGCAGAAACCCCTGCAAGATATTTTTGTTCAGCTTCAGGAATACCTAATTTATCAAACGTCTGCTTGATTTCTTCAGGTACTTCATCCCAGCTGCGCTCTGACTTTTCTGAAGGCTTCACATAATATGTGATTTCATCAAAGTTCAGTTCCTGCATGTCTCCGCCCCATTGAGGCATAGACATATTATAGAAATGCTCAAGTGACTTCAAACGGAAATCAAGCATCCACTTAGGCTCATCTTTCATACGGGAAATTTCTTCTACGATTTCTCGCGTTAAACCACGTTTAGAACGGAAAATCGATACGTCTTTATCACTAAAACCGTATTTATAATCTCCGATCTCAGGCGCTTTCTTAGCCATGTTGGTTCCTCCATTCTTTGGTAGGGTCAAGAGGAGAGCACTATTCCTGCTCTTCCTCTGCCACTCCTTTTTCCATCGCTTTCCAGGCCAATGTCGCACATTTGATGCGTGCCGGGAATTTAGCGACTCCTTGTAATGCTTCTATATCTCCTAAATCTACATCTTCATCATACTCATTACCCTGCATCATATCAGAGAAGATTTTGGAAAGCTTAAGGGCTTTTTCAACCTCTTTCCCCTTGACGGCCTGCGTCATCATCGAAGCGGAAGCCATGGAGATCGAGCAGCCTTCCCCGTCAAACTTCGCATCAGTGACGACACCGTCTTCCACTTTCAACGTCAAGTGGATACGGTCACCGCAAGTCGGGTTGTTCATGTCGATGGTAAAGCTGCCATCTTCCAACGAACCTTTGTTGCGGGGGTTTTTGTAATGATCCATGATGACTTGTCGATATAACTGATCTAAATTATTAAAAGACATCGCTGAAAAACTCCTTTGTCTTCACCAGGCCTGCAACCAGCTTATCAATATCTTCCTCCGTATTATACAGATAGAAGCTTGCCCTTGCTGTTGCAGAAACGTTCAGCCATTTCATGAGCGGTTGTGCACAGTGATGACCTGCACGGACGGCAATCCCTTCCGCGTCAAGCACCGTTGCCACATCATGGGGATGGACGTCATCAATGTTGAATGTGACAAGCCCTGCACGCTGTCCCGGATCTTTAGGTCCATAAATGGTCATGCCTTCAATTTCGTTCATCTTGTTGAGGGCATAAGCCGCAAGCTTATGTTCATGCTCCTCGATATGATGAAGTCCGACCTGCTCCAGGAAGTCGATCGCTGCACCGAGACCGATGGCACCTGCAATGATTGGCGTACCGCCTTCAAATTTCCACGGAAGCTCTTTCCATGTAGACTCCTGAAGACCGACAAAGTCGATCATTTCCCCGCCGAATTCGACCGGTTCCATGTTGTTCAGATGCTTTTTCTTACCGTAGAGCACGCCGATCCCTGTAGGACCGACCATTTTATGACCGGAGAATGCGAAGAAATCACAGTCCAGGTCCTGTACGTCCACTTTCATATGGGGAGCTGCCTGAGCTCCGTCCACAACCATGACCGCGCCATTTTCATGAGCGACCTTGGTGATTTCCTTGATTGGGTTCATCGTACCGAGTACGTTTGAAACCATCATGATGGACACGATTTTTGTGTTGGATGTAATGGTAGCTCTCGCATCCTCCATCGTGATCGTCCCGTCTTCCTGAAGAGGGACATATTTTAACGTTGCACCTGTTTCTTTGGCCACTTGCTGCCAGGGAATGATGTTACTGTGATGCTCCATGTGCGTGATCACAATTTCGTCTCCCTCTGACAGGTTTGCGCGGCCGAAACTGGCTGCAACCGTATTGATTGCTGTCGTCGTCCCACGGGTGAAAATCACCTCTTGGGTGGAAGAAGCGTTTATAAAATTACGCACCTTTTCCCGTGCGCCTTCATAACCGTCTGTCGCCCTTGTACCAAGAGTGTGGACACCACGGTGGACGTTTGAGTTGTATCCACGATAATAATCATTCATCGCTTCAATAACGGATACTGGCTTTTGTGAGGTTGCGGCACTGTCTAGATAAACAAGTGGATGGCCGTTTACTTCCTGGTCGAGAATCGGAAATTGTTTACGAATCTCTCTGACATCCATTAGTTTACTTTCCTTTCAATAACCTCAACCAGTTGTTTTTTGACTCCTTCGATCGGAAGCTGTTTCACAACCGGTGCAAGGAATCCGTGAATCACAAGACGCTCTGCTTCATGCTGCGGGATACCGCGGCTCATCAGATAGTAAAGCTGCAGTGGATCAACGCGTCCAACAGAAGCTGCGTGTCCTGCCGTTACATCATCTTCATCGATCAGAAGGATCGGATTCGCATCTCCACGGGCTTTTTCACTGAGCATCAATACGCGTGACTCTTGCTCTGCGTTTGACTTGGAAGCTCCGTGTTCGATCTTGCCGATACCGTTAAAGATGGATGACGCTTCGTCTTTCATGACGCCATGCTTCAAGATGTAACCTTCAGAGTTTTTACCGAAGTGAACGACTTTTGTCGTGAAGTTTTGCTTTTGCTTGCCGCGACCTACGACAACTGTTTTCGTATCGCCATATGAGCCGTCGCCCATCAGGTTCGTGACGTTTTCAGACACAGTGTCCCCGTCGTTCATCAATCCTAAAGCCCATTCGATGCGCGCATCTCTTGCAGCAATCCCGCGACGGTTTACATATGTCGTCAATCCGCTTGCCAGGTTATCCACAGCACCGTATGCCACTTTCGCATTATCCTTCGCCAACACTTCCGTTACGATATTGTACACGCCGTCTTCTACATCCGTTGTAGAGATATAGTTTTCAACATATGTGACTGAACTGTTGTCTTCAGCTACAACCAATACGTGGTTGAACATAGCAACTTCAGCATTGTCATGTACATATACCGCTTGAATCGGCTTAGACAATTCAACGTTTTTCGGAATGTAAAGGAATGCTCCTCCATTCATCAGTGCCGCATGAAGAGCTGTAAGCTTATGCTCATCAACTTTCACGCCTTCAGTCATGAAATACTTTTGAACAAGTTCACTGTGCTCTTTCACCGCTGTCAGGATATCCGTGAAAATAACACCTTTGTCTTTCAATTCATTTGAAAGAGAAAGAAAAGCAGGTGTGTTATTCCGCTGGATATAAAGACTTTGATCTGTATCTTCTAAATCGACTAATGCTTTTGCTTCTTCTGGCAGCTCACTCAATGATGAAAACGCATCACTATCAACCGTATGTTTTTGGAATTGAGTAAAATTCCAATTTGTGATTTTCGTTTTATCAGCAACTGGAAGGCTAAGATCCTTTACTTTATTAAAGGCATCTGTACGAAGGGTTGTTAACCATTCCGGCTCTCCAAGTTGTTTCGAGTAGGAGCTGACATAATCGTGATCTACTGGTAGTTTCGTTTCAACAGTCATTTTCATCCCCCTAACACTTACGCTTCTTGGCCGACAGTTTCGTCTTTGATTCCCAATTCTTCTTTGATCCAGTCATATCCTTCTGCTTCAAGGCGCTGCGCTAATTCTTCGCCGCCTGATTTCACAATGCGTCCCTGCATCATAACGTGAACGTGGTCAGGTGTGATGTAGTTAAGAAGGCGCTGATAGTGAGTGATGATCAAGCATCCGAAATCTTCACCGCGCATTTTGTTGATCCCTTTGGAAACAACTTTAAGAGCATCGATATCAAGACCTGAATCGATTTCATCAAGAATCGCGATTTTTGGTTCGATCATCATTAATTGAAGGATTTCGTTACGTTTTTTCTCTCCGCCAGAGAACCCTTCGTTTAAATAACGTTGAGCCATATCCGGATCCATTTCTAAATATTCCATCTCAGCATCCATTTTACGGATGAATTTCATAAGTGAAATTTCATCGCCTTCCTCACGACGGCTGTTGACAGCAGAACGTAAGAAGTCTGCGTTCGTTACACCGCTGATTTCACTTGGATATTGCATTGCAAGGAATAGACCTACGCGTGCACGCTCGTCTACTTCCATTTCCAGAACATCTTCCCCGTCAAACGTGATGCTTCCTTTTGTCACTTCATACTTCGGGTGACCCATGATCGCAGAAGATAAAGTTGATTTACCTGTACCATTCGGACCCATTACTGCGTGGATTTCTCCACCTTTAATTTCAAGGTTAACCCCTTTCAGGATTTCCTTTCCTTCAATCTCAACATGAAGATCTTTAATTGTTAAAGTAGAACCTGCCATGTGTATATACCTCCGTGACTTTATAATGAATTTAAGAATACAATTCTTTAATCATTCTCAATTTATTCTCATTACAATCTTATAACAAATAAAAGCTATTATCAACTTTTTCAGGATATCCATATCGTGCTAATCTGAGATGAGCTGCCTCTTCTATTGTCCGCCTAAACCGGCGGAAAAATGTAGCGTGACGTCAAACCAATATTTATCGCCTGTGCAGACTTCAGGGGGGCATATTCTTCGTCTTCCTGAAAGACCGAACCCATTCACTTTAACACACGAATACCGATTCATTAAAAAAACCAGTGCATCTGCTACACTGGTTTCTCTTTTCTTCCTTATTATATATTAGCATGCACTTTACGATCAAATGCAGCAATCATTCTGCGGCTTTCCTTATAGTCCTGCTCTCTTTTCTTCTCTACTTGCATCCTGACATCATGCTTTCGTTTGTACACCTCATAACCAATCCCATGGGCTCCATGCATAGCTTTTTCCATTTCACTTGTGTACGAGATACTCTCAAGAGAGTCGATAATGAATCATTCCTTTCAGGTTTTTAATTACTTTACAACTATACTACCCCCACGTTCACAAGACAAAACCGGTTTTTCTCCATTTTTTCTTGTATTCTTCTCTCCTTGGTGTCACCGGGGGTCTACCTATAAGTTTTCACAAAATTCCGCCATTATACTGCCAAATAATAGCGTGTCGGTGTAAATTTATGAATTTACATACATGTTTATTAGTTTCAGGCGGGTACACTTCTCTCTGCGGTGAGCCCTGATTGTTTCGATTTCCAGCCGAGGTATCCTGGGACCGGATTGAGAACACTTGGGTAAGAAGATAAGCGGTTAAGGTAACAATGTTTACGAAAACAGTCATAAAAAAACCAGAAGCTGATCGAACAGCGTCCTGGTTTTTTTCGTGACTATTGCTTCAATTGATTCAAATCCTGTATCGATTGCTGGACGAGTGTGACAGCCTGGCTCATGGCTGCTCCGCCACCGAATGCAGCTGTCACCCCGATTGCTTCAAGGATTTCCTCTTCAGAGCATCCTTGATCGAGACATCCCTTTGTGTGATAGATGATACAGTATTCATCCTGTGAGTAGAGGCTGATGCCCAATGCAATCAACTGCTTATCTTTTTTGGAAAGCACACCTTCCCTGAAACAGTGTTCAGTGAATGTATTGTAATGCTCTGCCAGCTCAGGCATCTTTTCAGTGAAGACCCCAAGTCCCATTTTATAATCAAGCAGTGCTGCTTCTGTCGTATTTCTCGGTTCCATCTGCATCTCTTTCATCTCCAATTCAAAAAATGATTCATCCAAAATAGTATGAGCCAGTCATGAATTGAATATGTGGGCAAAAAGAAATCCGAACGAATTCACTTCAAGGAGAATTCGTTCGGATTATGTCCGGCTAAATGAAAGCCGCTGCTTCTCGTTATTCCGATACCGGGACTACCGCGCCGTCCCACTCTTCATTGATAAATTCCTGGATTTCTTTCGAACGGAGTGCTTTTACCAATGCTTTCACTTCTTCTTTGTTTTCATCGCCTTTATTAACAGCAATCACGTTTACATATGGGGAGTTGCTGTCCTCGATGGCAATGGAATCTTCAAGAGGTTTCAATCCTGCATCAATTGCATAGTTGGAATTGATTACGACTGCGTCGCCTTCTTCATTTTCATACATTTGTGGCAGCAGTGCCGCTTCGTATTCATAATCAAACTTCAGGTTTCGTGGGTTATCTTTAATATCTTCAAGCTGTGCCTGTGTATTTTCCACTCCATCCTTTAACGTGATGAGACCTTTTTTCTCAAGGAGTGTAAGGATGCGCCCATGGTCAGACACAGAGTTACTCATCAAGATCGTCGCCCCTTCAGGAAGGTCTTCAAGTGATTTGTATTTCTTTGAATACACACCGATTGGCTCGATGTGGATGCCACCAGCATTGACGAAGTCATAGTCATTATCCTTCATTTGAAGATCCATGTAAGGCGTCGTTTGGAAATAGTTCGCATCCAGATCACCATTATCCAGGTCTTTATTCGGAAGGATATAGTCCTGATACGTTTCAATCTGTAAGTCGATACCCTCTTCTTCCAGGATCGGTTTTACTTTTTCAAGGATTTCGGCATGGGGTACATTCGAAGCCCCTACCACTAATTCTTTTTCATCACCATCGCCGGATCCTGAATCACTCCCGCATGCTGCCAGTCCAAAAATACTTGTTGCTGCAATAACTCCTGCTAACCATTTTTTCATTTGATATTCTCTCCTTTATCGTTTGTCTAATTTATTTGTAAAGAAATCACCCAGAATTTGAATGGCAAACACGACAAGCAGAATCATGATCGTCGCTGCCAATGTCACATCTTCCCTGCTGCGCTGGAATCCATCGAGGTAAGCAAGGTTACCGAGACCTCCAGCCCCGATCACACCTGCCATTGCCGTGTAACCGACAAGGGCGATCGCCGTAACCGTAATTCCTGATATCAATGCCGGAAGTGATTCGGGTATGAGGACTTTCCATATGATCGTGCTCGTTTTCGCCCCCATTGCTTTTGCTGCTTCGATGACACCTTTATTCACTTCACGCAGTGCAATCTCGACCATACGGGCATAGAATGGGGCTGCCCCGATGATCAGTGCCGGCAGTGCCGCGTTTGCCCCCCTGATCGTATCGAGTAAAAATTTGGTGAAAGGAATCAATAATACGATCAGGATGATGAAGGGAATCGAGCGAAACACATTCACCACTGCACTCGTCACCGTATAGGTGAGCTTATTCTCCCACAGATTCTCCTTGGAAGTGAGAAAGAGAAGTATTCCCAGAATCAAGCCTAGTACAAATGTAATCACTACCGACATGCCTGTCATATAGAGGGTTTCAAGGGTAGCTTCCCACATCTTTTCCCAATCTACATTCGGAAACAGATTTTCAATCATCCTTCAAGCACCTCCACTTTTACCAACTGCTGCTCGACAAAGGCAACCGCTTCTTGAATCGTCTCACCGTCTCCATCCAAGTGGACAAACAATGTGCCGTACGCTCCTTTTTGCGTCTGGGAAATCTGGCCCTGGATGATATTGACGTCAAGGTCGAACCTCCTGATTAAGCTAGTAATGAGCGGTTGTTCAGTCGATTCACCGACGAATGTGAATTTCAGCACCTTTCCGTTTGGATACTGTTCCAATAAGTGCTCGACCGTTTCTTCCGTTTCCTCTCTTTGGGAAACTTCTTGAACAAATCGCTTGGTCACATTCTCTTTCGGGTTGCGGAACACATCGAGAACATCACCGATTTCCACCACTTTCCCCTGTTCCATGACAGCGACCCGGTGACAGATCTTTTGGATCACATGCATTTCATGAGTGATCAATACGATTGTCAGCCCCAGCCTCTTATTAATATCCACGAGTAAATCCAGGATTGAATCTGTCGTTTGGGGATCCAATGCGGAAGTCGCTTCATCGCAAAGCAGGACGTTGGGGTTATTGGCCAGTGACCTTGCAATCCCGACCCTCTGTTTCTGCCCGCCGCTCAGCTGTGAAGGATACGCATCGCCTCTCCCTTCCAAACCGACCAGCTCCAATAATTCTTTGGCCCTTTTCTTCCTGTCTTTCTTCGATACACCGGCTATTTCCAAAGGAAACTGGATGTTTTCCAATACAGTCCGTGACCATAGAAGATTGAAGTGCTGAAAGATCATCCCGATCGACTGCCTCGCTTCCCGCAGTTCCCTTCCTTTTATCTCTGATATCTTCTGCCCATTCACGTCCACGATT
The nucleotide sequence above comes from Bacillus sp. KH172YL63. Encoded proteins:
- a CDS encoding sulfite exporter TauE/SafE family protein, with the protein product MEWIVLVSIGLLAGAIGSLVGLGGGVIIVPALIYFGTYTTLIDGMNPQTAVGTSLVIMIFTGLSSTLAYLKHKTVDYKSGLIFFAGSGPGSILGAWVNKGLNMESFNLYFGIFMILIAIVLMVRNKLKPIEKFKDASFQREFTDPAGETFRYGYPPLLGALIAFAVGFTSGLFGIGGGSLMVPAMILIFLFPPHVAIATSMFMIFLSALVSSGAHVMFGNVKWLYALALIPGAWIGAKFGAYLNTKLESQSLVSVLRIILILLGVRLIYQGITG
- a CDS encoding DUF72 domain-containing protein, with amino-acid sequence MIYIGVTGWGDHDSLYEHVSPRDKLKEYGAHFPIVEVDTTFYAVQPIRNAEKWVRETPEDFKFIVKAYQGMTGHQRGDIPFETREGMFNAFRESLAPYTEAGKLAMVLLQFPPWYECKKENVDYIRYCREQLKGYPLALEFRHQSWYKPQFRDKTLAFMKEEGWIHSICDEPQAGEGSVPRVLEATDKHATLIRFHGRNLYGWNKPNGEDWREVRYLYRYNTAELEEWIPHIHKLHEQSKDIYILFNNNSGGDAADNAKELIDLLGIDYEGLAPKQLDLF
- the sufB gene encoding Fe-S cluster assembly protein SufB, which gives rise to MAKKAPEIGDYKYGFSDKDVSIFRSKRGLTREIVEEISRMKDEPKWMLDFRLKSLEHFYNMSMPQWGGDMQELNFDEITYYVKPSEKSERSWDEVPEEIKQTFDKLGIPEAEQKYLAGVSAQYESEVVYHNMQEDLEEMGIVFKDTDSALKENEELFREHWAKVIPPTDNKFAALNSAVWSGGSFIYVPKGIKVDTPLQAYFRINSENMGQFERTLIIVDEGASVHYVEGCTAPVYTTNSLHSAVVEIIIKKDAYCRYTTIQNWANNVFNLVTKRAVCEANATMEWVDGNIGSKLTMKYPAVILKGEGARGMTLSIALAGKGQHQDAGAKMIHLAPNTSSTIVSKSISKHGGKVTYRGIVHFGRKAEGARSNIECDTLIMDNQSTSDTIPYNEILNDNISLEHEAKVSKVSEEQLFYLMSRGISEEEATEMIVMGFIEPFTKELPMEYAVEMNRLIKFEMEGSIG
- the sufU gene encoding Fe-S cluster assembly sulfur transfer protein SufU — encoded protein: MSFNNLDQLYRQVIMDHYKNPRNKGSLEDGSFTIDMNNPTCGDRIHLTLKVEDGVVTDAKFDGEGCSISMASASMMTQAVKGKEVEKALKLSKIFSDMMQGNEYDEDVDLGDIEALQGVAKFPARIKCATLAWKAMEKGVAEEEQE
- a CDS encoding cysteine desulfurase translates to MDVREIRKQFPILDQEVNGHPLVYLDSAATSQKPVSVIEAMNDYYRGYNSNVHRGVHTLGTRATDGYEGAREKVRNFINASSTQEVIFTRGTTTAINTVAASFGRANLSEGDEIVITHMEHHSNIIPWQQVAKETGATLKYVPLQEDGTITMEDARATITSNTKIVSIMMVSNVLGTMNPIKEITKVAHENGAVMVVDGAQAAPHMKVDVQDLDCDFFAFSGHKMVGPTGIGVLYGKKKHLNNMEPVEFGGEMIDFVGLQESTWKELPWKFEGGTPIIAGAIGLGAAIDFLEQVGLHHIEEHEHKLAAYALNKMNEIEGMTIYGPKDPGQRAGLVTFNIDDVHPHDVATVLDAEGIAVRAGHHCAQPLMKWLNVSATARASFYLYNTEEDIDKLVAGLVKTKEFFSDVF
- the sufD gene encoding Fe-S cluster assembly protein SufD, which gives rise to MTVETKLPVDHDYVSSYSKQLGEPEWLTTLRTDAFNKVKDLSLPVADKTKITNWNFTQFQKHTVDSDAFSSLSELPEEAKALVDLEDTDQSLYIQRNNTPAFLSLSNELKDKGVIFTDILTAVKEHSELVQKYFMTEGVKVDEHKLTALHAALMNGGAFLYIPKNVELSKPIQAVYVHDNAEVAMFNHVLVVAEDNSSVTYVENYISTTDVEDGVYNIVTEVLAKDNAKVAYGAVDNLASGLTTYVNRRGIAARDARIEWALGLMNDGDTVSENVTNLMGDGSYGDTKTVVVGRGKQKQNFTTKVVHFGKNSEGYILKHGVMKDEASSIFNGIGKIEHGASKSNAEQESRVLMLSEKARGDANPILLIDEDDVTAGHAASVGRVDPLQLYYLMSRGIPQHEAERLVIHGFLAPVVKQLPIEGVKKQLVEVIERKVN
- the sufC gene encoding Fe-S cluster assembly ATPase SufC, which translates into the protein MAGSTLTIKDLHVEIEGKEILKGVNLEIKGGEIHAVMGPNGTGKSTLSSAIMGHPKYEVTKGSITFDGEDVLEMEVDERARVGLFLAMQYPSEISGVTNADFLRSAVNSRREEGDEISLMKFIRKMDAEMEYLEMDPDMAQRYLNEGFSGGEKKRNEILQLMMIEPKIAILDEIDSGLDIDALKVVSKGINKMRGEDFGCLIITHYQRLLNYITPDHVHVMMQGRIVKSGGEELAQRLEAEGYDWIKEELGIKDETVGQEA
- a CDS encoding carboxymuconolactone decarboxylase family protein, yielding MQMEPRNTTEAALLDYKMGLGVFTEKMPELAEHYNTFTEHCFREGVLSKKDKQLIALGISLYSQDEYCIIYHTKGCLDQGCSEEEILEAIGVTAAFGGGAAMSQAVTLVQQSIQDLNQLKQ
- a CDS encoding MetQ/NlpA family ABC transporter substrate-binding protein, which produces MKKWLAGVIAATSIFGLAACGSDSGSGDGDEKELVVGASNVPHAEILEKVKPILEEEGIDLQIETYQDYILPNKDLDNGDLDANYFQTTPYMDLQMKDNDYDFVNAGGIHIEPIGVYSKKYKSLEDLPEGATILMSNSVSDHGRILTLLEKKGLITLKDGVENTQAQLEDIKDNPRNLKFDYEYEAALLPQMYENEEGDAVVINSNYAIDAGLKPLEDSIAIEDSNSPYVNVIAVNKGDENKEEVKALVKALRSKEIQEFINEEWDGAVVPVSE
- a CDS encoding methionine ABC transporter permease: MIENLFPNVDWEKMWEATLETLYMTGMSVVITFVLGLILGILLFLTSKENLWENKLTYTVTSAVVNVFRSIPFIILIVLLIPFTKFLLDTIRGANAALPALIIGAAPFYARMVEIALREVNKGVIEAAKAMGAKTSTIIWKVLIPESLPALISGITVTAIALVGYTAMAGVIGAGGLGNLAYLDGFQRSREDVTLAATIMILLVVFAIQILGDFFTNKLDKR
- a CDS encoding methionine ABC transporter ATP-binding protein, which codes for MISISDVKKIYPSKSGPISAVDGVNINVAQGEIFGVIGYSGAGKSTLIRMLNGLEVPTEGIVDVNGQKISEIKGRELREARQSIGMIFQHFNLLWSRTVLENIQFPLEIAGVSKKDRKKRAKELLELVGLEGRGDAYPSQLSGGQKQRVGIARSLANNPNVLLCDEATSALDPQTTDSILDLLVDINKRLGLTIVLITHEMHVIQKICHRVAVMEQGKVVEIGDVLDVFRNPKENVTKRFVQEVSQREETEETVEHLLEQYPNGKVLKFTFVGESTEQPLITSLIRRFDLDVNIIQGQISQTQKGAYGTLFVHLDGDGETIQEAVAFVEQQLVKVEVLEG